From Entelurus aequoreus isolate RoL-2023_Sb linkage group LG22, RoL_Eaeq_v1.1, whole genome shotgun sequence, one genomic window encodes:
- the odad3 gene encoding coiled-coil domain-containing protein 151, protein MFESENKPSTYDQIADLQRKLQLLESDRNAYYENSHSTLEKNRQAILQLREENRELQKSVTGADTDEQQFVQAALHGRGVEKDTGPPMSGKAALAKLEHRVASKIKRLNALKHTTLTHQRRLEDLKRECLRMEAVGSNLAMTEKEDITLKLRSLQNCLEKNQLKCKEGANIMTNYLKLKRHLQEESLTFQGQIDSLEAEIMKFKRELQDVQEMNSKAQMSKETAIAELQQQEELFYKEHQEKDYLLAIYRKRVQEIRARAEKLDAQRKIVQEDELNNEADCSTAKMAAELDKNISIFEATLRRMKDATGYTNTEEVMDRYIAQQKTHQHLQDLKAENEYVILQFKERKDDLKQQFEDIKYSGETQLSSEQKMLEECEQGLLAKQQSCEIAKERLASLVKTLSTIQAGVEHLAERLDHISLNETPSKVSPNSDEFVVELLTQCQLKLQLLQDRLHGKDLNEIAKDMEEEEFYFMIEKQLPTYNKRVTVTEDQEMSLDNNDDESEEDDGVLTREALKRRSQAMIDAMSNKKSWKLKKK, encoded by the exons ATGTTCGAATCGGAAAACAAACCGTCTACTTATGACCAAATAGCAGATCTGCAGCGTAAACTCCAACTTTTAG AGAGCGACAGGAACGCCTACTATGAGAACTCTCACTCGACCCTTGAGAAGAACCGCCAGGCCATCTTGCAGCTGAGGGAGGAGAACAGGGAGCTGCAGAAGAGCGTGACAGGTGCTGACACC GATGAACAACAATTCGTGCAGGCGGCCTTACATGGCCGAGGCGTGGAGAAGGACACGGGTCCTCCAATGTCCGGAAAG GCCGCCTTAGCCAAACTGGAGCACCGGGTGGCGTCCAAAATAAAGCGTCTCAATGCTCTTAAGCACACCACTCTGACCCACCAGCGCCGCCTGGAAGACCTGAAGAGGGAGTGCCTCAGAATGGAGGCAGTGGGCTCTAATCTGGCAATGACTGAGAAGGAGGACATTACTTTG AAGTTGAGGTCGCTACAGAACTGCCTGGAGAAGAACCAGCTCAAATGCAAGGAAGGTGCCAACATCATGACTAACTATCTGAAACTTAAACGCCACTTGCAG GAGGAGAGTCTGACCTTCCAGGGTCAGATAGACAGTCTGGAAGCAGAAATTATGAAGTTCAAGAGGGAACTTCAGGATGTGCAAGAAATGAACAGTAAAGCCCAGATGTCGAAAGAAACTGCTATT GCCGAGTTACAGCAGCAGGAGGAACTGTTCTATAAGGAGCACCAAGAAAAAGATTATCTTTTAGCCATCTACAGAAAAAGGGTGCAGGAGATCAGGGCCCGGGCTGAAAAGTTAGAT GCCCAGAGGAAAATCGTACAAGAGGATGAGCTGAACAACGAGGCCGACTGCAGCACCGCCAAAATGGCCGCCGAATTGGACAAGAACATCAGCATTTTTGAGGCGACCCTCCGAAGGATGAAAGACGCCACCGGTTACACAAATACAGAG GAGGTGATGGATCGTTACATTGCCCAGCAGAAGACTCACCAACATCTCCAGGATCTCAAAGCAGAGAATGAGTATGTTATACTGCAGTTTAAGGAGCGCAAGGACGACCTGAAGCAACAGTTTGAGGACATAAAGTATTCGGGAGAAACGCAACTGTCCAG TGAGCAGAAGATGCTGGAGGAGTGTGAGCAGGGTTTGCTGGCTAAACAGCAGAGCTGTGAAATAGCCAAGGAGCGCCTGGCTTCTCTGGTTAAAACGCTAAGTACTATCCAAGCTGGAGTGGAACACCTCGCAGAAAGACTTGACCACATCTCCctg AATGAGACGCCGTCAAAAGTGTCTCCAAACTCAGATGAGTTTGTGGTGGAGCTGCTGACCCAGTGTCAGCTAAAGTTGCAGTTACTGCAAGATAGGCTACATGGAAAAGACCTAAACGAGATTGCGAAAGACATGGAGGAAGAGGAG TTCTACTTCATGATTGAGAAACAACTGCCTACTTACAACAAACGAGTCACAGTAACTGAGGACCAAGAGATGAGCCTCGACAATAATG ACGATGAAAGCGAAGAGGACGATGGTGTCCTCACACGAGAGGCACTGAAACGTCGCTCGCAGGCTATGATTGACGCCATGTCCAACAAGAAGTCTTGGAAGTTGAAAAAGAAGTGA